In one Arachis duranensis cultivar V14167 chromosome 9, aradu.V14167.gnm2.J7QH, whole genome shotgun sequence genomic region, the following are encoded:
- the LOC107464057 gene encoding photosystem I reaction center subunit VI-2, chloroplastic: MASLATLAAVQPAAVNGLAGSSLNGTKLSFKSSHQTLKSKKFRSGAVVAKYGDKSVYFDLEDIGNTTGQWDLYGSDAPSPYNPLQSKFFETFAAPFTKRGLLLKFLILGGGSTLAYFSATASGDILPIKKGPQLPPKLGPRGKI; encoded by the exons ATGGCTTCCCTTGCAACCTTAGCTGCTGTTCAACCAGCTGCAGTCAATGGACTTGCTGGAAGTTCCCTTAATGGAACTAAGCTCTCTTTCAAATCCTCTCACCAAACTTTAAAATCCAAGAAATTCAG GAGTGGTGCTGTGGTAGCAAAGTATGGTGACAAGAGTGTGTACTTTGATTTGGAGGACATTGGCAACACTACAGGGCAGTGGGATTTGTATGGTTCAGATGCACCTTCACCTTACAACCCTCTTCAG AGCAAGTTCTTTGAGACATTTGCTGCTCCATTCACAAAGAGGGGATTGTTGCTCAAGTTCTTGATCTTGGGAGGTGGTTCAACACTTGCATACTTCAGTGCCACTGCTTCAGGTGACATTCTCCCAATCAAGAAGGGCCCACAACTCCCACCAAAGCTTGGTCCACGTGGCAAGATCTAA
- the LOC107464058 gene encoding LOW QUALITY PROTEIN: rop guanine nucleotide exchange factor 12 (The sequence of the model RefSeq protein was modified relative to this genomic sequence to represent the inferred CDS: substituted 1 base at 1 genomic stop codon), which yields MVKALEQEHESYKSKLFHFKGMFENTGRHTKSLSIESASKLDVTEEDIVSSKSQGSKLNELDKNKNNNNNNNKSPAATPAKPRVMSKEEIELKEQKDKLLQEMEQMKERFAKLLLGEDMSGGGKGVSSALALSNAFTNLAASIFGEQRRLEPMPPERKAKWKKEIDWLLSVTEYIVEMVPQQQKNKDGTTMEIMTTRQRTDLHMNIPAXKQEFYYVKKDASDDSEKDGGKNDDKWWLPTPKVPVDGLSEASRRFLQYQKDSVNQVLKAAMAINAQTLSEMEIPESYIDSLPKNGRSSLGESIYRSITVEFFDPDQFLSTVDLSSEHKILDLKNRIEASMVIWRRKMNQKDSKSSWSSAVSLEKREQFEDRAETILLLIKHRFPGAPQSALDISKIQFNRDVGQACLESYSRILESLAYTVLSRIEDVQYADQQTQNPRKSNAAKSSIPRAPTTPKDDADSGSMTLSDFMGWNGGDHSNKDPFAATDDFYKDIDNGKGQKLPNVTTDKKVSYLDSLGGMRSPTSRH from the exons atggtGAAGGCATTGGAACAAGAACATGAAAGTTATAAATCCAAACTATTCCATTTCAAAGGAATGTTTGAGAACACAGGTAGGCATACAAAAAGTTTGAGCATTGAGAGTGCTAGCAAATTGGATGTTACTGAAGAAGATATAGTTTCATCAAAGAGTCAAGGATCAAAGCTCAATGAAttagataaaaacaaaaacaacaacaacaataataataagagtCCTGCTGCTACTCCAGCTAAGCCAAGGGTTATGAGCAAGGAAGAAATTGAACTCAAAGAACAAAAAGACAAGCTACTGCAGG AAATGGAACAAATGAAGGAGAGATTTGCAAAGTTGCTATTGGGTGAAGATATGTCTGGTGGTGGAAAAGGTGTTTCATCTGCATTGGCCTTGTCAAATGCATTCACAAATCTTGCAG CTTCGATTTTCGGAGAGCAGCGACGCCTAGAGCCAATGCCTCCGGAGAGGAAAGCAAAGTggaagaaagaaattgattggCTTCTATCAGTTACTGAATACATTGTTGAAATGGTTCCTCAACAACAAAAGAACAAGGATGGCACAACCATGGAG ATCATGACGACGCGACAAAGAACTGATCTCCACATGAATATCCCTGCCTAGAAGCAAGAGTTCTATTATGTAAAGAAGGATGCTTCGGATGATTCGGAGAAAGATGGAGGAAAGAATGATGACAAGTGGTGGTTGCCTACACCTAAGGTTCCAGTAGATGGTTTATCCGAGGCATCAAGAAGGTTTCTGCAGTACCAAAAAGATAGTGTCAACCAAGTCCTCAAAGCAGCCATGGCCATAAATGCTCAAACTCTATCAGAAATGGAGATCCCTGAAAGCTACATTGATTCCCTACCCAAG aatGGAAGATCAAGTCTAGGTGAATCGATCTACCGGAGCATTACAGTTGAATTTTTCGATCCGGACCAGTTCCTATCAACTGTGGACTTGTCATCAGAACACAAGATCCTTGATCTGAAGAACAGAATTGAGGCTTCAATGGTAATTTGGAGGAGGAAGATGAACCAAAAGGACTCAAAATCATCTTGGAGTTCTGCGGTGAGTCTGGAGAAAAGAGAACAATTTGAAGACAGAGCAGAAACCATCTTGCTTCTCATTAAGCATCGTTTCCCCGGAGCCCCTCAATCTGCATTGGATATAAGCAAAATCCAATTCAACAGG GATGTGGGGCAAGCTTGTCTCGAAAGCTATTCAAGAATATTGGAGAGTTTGGCCTATACAGTGCTTTCAAGAATAGAAGATGTACAATATGCAGATCAACAAACTCAAAATCCTAGGAAGAGTAATGCTGCAAAGAGCTCAATTCCAAGGGCTCCAACAACTCCTAAAGATGATGCAGACAGTGGTTCGATGACTCTCTCGGATTTCATGGGTTGGAATGGTGGTGATCACAGTAATAAGGATCCTTTCGCGGCTACAGACGACTTCTACAAGGATATTGACAATGGAAAAGGCCAGAAGCTTCCAAATGTAACAACTGATAAGAAGGTTTCCTATCTTGATTCCTTGGGAGGTATGAGAAGTCCAACTTCGCGCCATTAA
- the LOC107464069 gene encoding uncharacterized protein LOC107464069: MESTKEQHGLLHQILPPRLEDAGLEDCALPPESIHQAFLKAAAAVKSAAAIFSDDDGETAGDCVNDPWPAAAEGTSDAVIGIEPENELPGACSVEKGCEEGGDEVKVSGGSSCEVEEVVDEIVVGEGAKLGEGEEAPCIDELQGLGIDDDAKKNKKKNCEEEEKKPTLTEGYV, encoded by the coding sequence ATGGAGTCAACCAAAGAACAACACGGTTTACTGCACCAGATCCTACCCCCGCGCCTCGAAGATGCAGGCCTCGAAGATTGTGCTCTTCCGCCTGAATCCATCCACCAAGCATTCCTCAAAGCAGCCGCTGCCGTGAAGTCCGCCGCCGCGATTTTCTCCGATGACGATGGCGAGACTGCCGGAGATTGCGTCAACGACCCGTGGCCAGCCGCAGCCGAGGGAACCTCCGATGCCGTGATTGGGATCGAGCCGGAGAACGAGCTGCCCGGAGCATGTTCCGTCGAGAAAGGATGCGAAGAAGGTGGCGATGAGGTGAAGGTCTCTGGTGGTAGCAGCTGCGAAGTGGAGGAGGTTGTGGACGAAATTGTGGTTGGAGAAGGAGCTAAATTGGGGGAAGGTGAAGAAGCACCTTGCATTGATGAATTGCAAGGTTTGGGAATTGACGATGATgcaaagaagaataagaagaaaaactgtgaagaagaagagaagaaaccTACTTTAACTGAAGGCTATGTATGA
- the LOC107464067 gene encoding proline-rich receptor-like protein kinase PERK15 — translation MSSPAPETPPGTNSTAASPPSPSAASPPSPVASTPTTNVTASPPSPALVSTAPTSVNSTPFMPLTPADSGGLAKGTLTGIIIGAVLGSTAMLIIGGIFVFFYRRAKRKRNQGFEKSNYYGALPQPKVDQGSGLPQQWQSTPSPSTDGKGGLPLKPPGVVANHQKSSSAGSLPTYSSATSSGIGSERPYMSQSSGMSLSLSQSTFTYDELAMATEGFSGSNLLGQGGFGYVHKGVLPNGKTVAVKQLKSESKQGEREFHAEVEVISRVHHRHLVSLVGYCVSGGQRMLVYEFVPNKTLEFHLHAKDRPTMDWSTRMKIAVGAAKGLAYLHEDCHPKIIHRDIKASNILIDDSFEAKVADFGLAKFSTDTDTHVSTRVMGTFGYLAPEYAASGKLTEKSDVFSYGVVLLELITGRKPVDKTESFTDDSMVEWARPLLSQALEIGNFSGLLDPRLQTNYDREELTRMTACAATCVRHSARRRPRMSQVVRALEGNISLEDLYEGGTPGHSRVFGSFESLNYDAGQYNEDLKKFRKLALESQEHGTSEYSGPSSEYGQHPSASTSSGLQNTQETERI, via the exons ATGTCGTCTCCGGCGCCGGAGACTCCTCCAGGAACTAACTCCACCGCCGCATCTCCTCCTTCCCCGTCTGCCGCATCTCCGCCGTCTCCGGTTGCATCCACCCCGACGACCAATGTCACCGCCTCCCCGCCGTCGCCGGCGCTCGTATCCACCGCTCCTACCTCGGTGAACTCTACTCCGTTTATGCCATTGACTCCGGCGGATTCCGGTGGGTTGGCGAAGGGGACATTGACCGGAATCATAATAGGGGCGGTTTTGGGTTCGACGGCGATGCTTATTATTGGGGGCATTTTCGTCTTTTTCTACAGGAGGGcgaagaggaagaggaatcaGGGTTTTGAGAAGAGCAACTACTATGGTGctcttcctcaaccaaaag TTGACCAGGGTAGTGGCTTACCTCAGCAATGGCAAAGTACTCCTTCTCCTTCTACAGATGGTAAAGGAGGGCTGCCTCTGAAACCCCCTGGGGTTGTGGCAAATCACCAAAAGTCGTCATCTGCTGGTAGTCTTCCCACATATTCTTCAGCTACCAGCAGTGGTATTGGGTCTGAGCGGCCATACATGTCTCAGTCTTCTGGCATGTCCTTGTCTCTATCTCAGAGTACTTTTACATATGATGAGTTAGCAATGGCAACAGAAGGGTTCTCCGGCTCAAATCTTCTTGGTCAAGGTGGTTTTGGCTATGTCCACAAAGGAGTTCTTCCAAATGGAAAAACTGTTGCTGTTAAGCAGCTGAAATCCGAGAGTAAACAGGGGGAGCGTGAGTTTCATGCAGAAGTTGAGGTCATTAGCCGTGTCCATCACAGGCATCTTGTTTCCCTAGTTGGATATTGCGTCTCAGGTGGCCAAAGGATGCTTGTTTATGAGTTTGTGCCAAATAAAACACTTGAGTTTCATTTGCATG CAAAGGACAGACCGACTATGGACTGGTCAACGAGGATGAAGATTGCAGTTGGAGCTGCAAAGGGATTGGCCTACCTGCATGAGGATT GTCACCCTAAAATCATACATCGGGACATTAAAGCATCTAACATCCTTATTGATGATAGTTTTGAGGCAAAG GTTGCAGATTTTGGACTAGCCAAATTTTCAACAGACACAGATACCCATGTCTCTACTCGAGTGATGGGAACCTTTGG ATACCTGGCTCCTGAATATGCTGCTAGTGGGAAACTCACAGAGAAGTCAGATGTTTTCTCCTATGGTGTTGTGCTTTTGGAGTTGATTACCGGTCGAAAACCTGTTGATAAAACTGAATCTTTCACAGATGACAGCATGGTTGAATGG GCAAGGCCCTTACTTTCCCAAGCTTTGGAAATTGGAAATTTTAGTGGACTTCTAGATCCAAGGTTGCAGACAAATTATGATCGTGAAGAGCTGACTCGAATGACTGCATGTGCCGCAACGTGTGTGCGCCATTCAGCCAGGCGCCGGCCTCGAATGAGCCAG GTTGTTCGAGCTCTAGAAGGAAATATTTCTCTAGAGGATCTATACGAGGGGGGCACACCGGGGCACAGCAGAGTTTTTGGTTCCTTTGAGAGTTTAAACTATGACGCCGGTCAATACAATGAAGACCTAAAGAAGTTCAGGAAGCTGGCACTTGAAAGCCAAGAGCATGGCACTAGCGAGTACAGTGGACCGAGCAGTGAGTACGGTCAACATCCATCTGCTTCAACCAGTTCAGGCCTGCAAAACACACAAGAGACAGAAAGGATTTAA
- the LOC107464068 gene encoding ras-related protein Rab7, whose protein sequence is MASRRRMLLKVIILGDSGVGKTSLMNQYVNRKFSNQYKATIGADFLTKEVQFEDRLFTLQIWDTAGQERFQSLGVAFYRGADCCVLVYDVNVMKSFENLNHWREEFLIQASPSDPENFPFVVLGNKIDVDGGNSRVISEKKAKAWCASKGNIPYFETSAKEGFNVEAAFQCIAKNALKNEPEEEMYLPDSIDVGGGGRQQRSTGCEC, encoded by the exons ATGGCATCAAGACGGCGCATGTTGTTAAAGGTCATAATCCTTGGAGATAGCGG GGTTGGCAAAACATCATTGATGAATCA GTATGTGAATCGAAAGTTTAGTAATCAGTATAAGGCTACCATTGGTGCGGATTTTCTAACCAAGGAAGTTCAGTTTGAAGATAGGTTGTTCACATTGCAG ATTTGGGACACTGCTGGTCAAGAGCGCTTTCAGAGTCTCGGTGTGGCTTTCTATCGGGGTGCAGACTGTTGTGTCCTTGTATATGATGTAAATGTCATGAAATCTTTTGAGAACCTTAATCACTGGCGAGAAGAGTTTCTTATTCAG GCTAGTCCATCTGATCCTGAAAACTTCCCATTTGTTGTCTTGGGGAACAAAATAGATGTCGATGGTGGAAACAGCCGAGTT ATCTCTGAGAAGAAAGCAAAGGCATGGTGTGCTTCCAAGGGAAACATTCCGTACTTCGAGACCTCTGCAAAAGAAGGATTTAATGTTGAAGCTGCTTTCCAGTGTATAGCCAAGAATGCACTCAAGAACGAACCTGAAGAAGAAAT GTACCTCCCTGACTCGATcgatgttggtggtggtggtcgaCAGCAGAGATCCACAGGCTGTGAATGTTAA
- the LOC107464051 gene encoding glyoxylate/hydroxypyruvate/pyruvate reductase 2KGR (The sequence of the model RefSeq protein was modified relative to this genomic sequence to represent the inferred CDS: added 49 bases not found in genome assembly) has translation MGSISVLLVGKVLPYLEQELDKRYNLFRGIDPSQRAAVLRDHASSIRAVVASSSGGPDAALIEALPKLEIVSSFSVGVDRIDLQKCKEKGVRVTNTPDVLTDEVADLTIGLILAVLRRICECDRYVRSGNWKKGDYKLTTKFSGKTLGILGLGRIGAAVAKRAEGFDCSICYYSRNEKPDSKYKYYPSVVELASNCDVLVVACPLTPETHHIINREVINALGPKGVLINIGRGKHVDEPELVSALLEGRLGGAGLDVFEKEPHVPEELFGLENVVLLPHVGSATVETRTAMADLVLDNLEAHFLGKPLLTPLV, from the exons ATGGGATCAATTAGCGTCCTTCTCGTCGGAAAAGTCCTTCCATATCTCGAACAAGAGCTCGACAAGCGCTACAACCTCTTCCGCGGTATCGATCCATCGCAGAGGGCCGCCGTGCTCCGCGACCATGCCTCCTCCATACGCGCCGTCGTAGCCAGCTCCAGCGGCGGACCCGATGCGGCGCTCATCGAGGCGCTGCCGAAGCTGGAGATTGTTTCGAGCTTCAGCGTCGGCGTGGATAGAATCGATCTACAGAAGTGCAAGGAGAAAGGGGTTAGGGTTACGAACACTCCCGATGTTTTGACCGATGAGGTTGCGGATTTGACGATCGGGTTGATTCTTGCGGTACTGAGGCGGATCTGCGAGTGCGATCGATACGTGAGGAGCGGGAATTGGAAAAAAGGTGACTACAAGTTGACTACTAAG CAGTTGCCAAGAGAGCTGAAGGATTCGACTGTTCAATATGTTATTACTCCAGAAATGAAAAACCAGATTCGAAGTACAAGTACTATCCAAGTGTTGTTGAGTTAGCCTCCAACTGTGATGTACTGGTTGTTGCCTGCCCTCTTACGCCGGAAACCCATCACATAATCAACCGGGAGGTGATAAATGCTCTCGGTCCAAAGGGTGTTCTGATCAACATTGGGCGAGGCAAGCACGTTGATGAGCCGGAGCTGGTGTCTGCACTGCTTGAAGGTCGCCTAGGAGGAGCTGGGCTAGATGTGTTCGAGAAAGAGCCTCATGTCCCCGAAGAGCTGTTTGGGCTTGAAAATGTTGTTTTGCTGCCTCATGTTGGAAGCGCCACAGTTGAAACTCGGACTGCAATGGCTGACCTTGTCCTTGACAATCTGGAGGCTCACTTCCTCGGAAAGCCCCTCTTAACCCCATTGGTTTAA
- the LOC107463891 gene encoding uncharacterized protein LOC107463891 has translation MGTISQDHAKLDSDTIADAIRPLVEADPSIKVKSIIAEVQSKFNYTISYRKAWLAKQKSVAKVFGGWEVSYQTLPVWLKAMTAKMPRSRVQIKTLIVYRESEEVDGTHLYGKYKGALLVAVAQDGNQNIVPIAFAIVEGETADAWEFFLSNLRRYVVTIDGVGIISDRHNSIDAAIARSNGAWSPPRAWHMYCIRHIGSNFLRRFKTPYLHKIVVNTRYSRTEQEYNKNYQRLRERGEAYAQWCDEIGVQRWVLAFDGGHRWGHMTTNLVECINSVLKGARNLPVTAIVRSTFYRLNELFTRKSSEAHERVRNGFTYSEFATKRVEESFRRAGNIVVNRFDRRNEMFEVREMQDGSIHTVNLAQRHCDCGHFQVERLPCRHVLACCANQRLDWQIYVHDVYKMSEICKVYRGEFVPMGDPSTWAPYEGAKVIANWTLRRATKGRPKSTRYLNEMDSRDMRRPRRCTICGREGHSQSRCPQRAESSSARNQS, from the exons ATGGGAACTATCTCGCAAGATCATGCCAAGTTGGACTCAGACACAATTGCAGATGCCATTAGGCCGTTGGTCGAAGCAGATCCGTCCATAAAGGTGAAGTCTATTATTGCAGAAGTTCAGTCAAAGTTCAACTACACTATCAGTTACCGCaaggcttggttggcaaagcagaaATCGGTCGCAAAAGTttttggtggttgggaggtttctTACCAGACTCTGCCAGTTTGGTTGAAAGCAATGACTGCAAAGATGCCAAGGTCTCGTGTTCAAATAAAGACGCTCATTGTTTACCGTGAGAGTGAGGAG GTTGATGGGACACACCTGTACGGAAAATATAAAGGTGCGCTTCTAGTTGCCGTTGCACAGGATGGGAACCAGAACATTGTGCCTATTGCGTTTGCAATAGTCGAGGGTGAGACGGCAGACGCGTGGGAGTTTTTCCTAAGCAACCTGCGGAGATATGTTGTGACCATCGATGGCGTCGGCATTATTTCTGACCGCCATAACTCCATCGACGCAGCAATAGCTCGCAGCAACGGTGCATGGTCACCGCCAAGAGCGTGGCACATGTACTGCATCAGGCACATCGGTTCTAACTTCTTAAGGAGGTTCAAGACTCCATATTTGCATAAAATCGTGGTTAACACAA GATATTCTAGGACGGAGCAAGAGTACAACAAAAACTACCAAAGGCTGAGAGAGCGGGGTGAGGCGTATGCGCAATGGTGTGATGAGATCGGTGTTCAGAGATGGGTGTTGGCATTCGACGGGGGTCATCGTTGGGGACATATGACGACAAACTTGGTAGAGTGCATAAATTCTGTCCTGAAGGGTGCACGCAACCTTCCTGTGACTGCCATTGTTAGGTCTACTTTCTATCGGCTGAACGAATTGTTCACTCGAAAGAGCTCCGAGGCTCATGAGCGTGTCCGCAATGGATTCACATATTCAGAATTTGCCACCAAAAGAGTCGAAGAAAGTTTTCGACGTGCAGGCAACATTGTGGTCAATAGGTTCGACAGGCGCAACGAGATGTTTGAGGTTCGCGAAATGCAAGATGGTTCCATTCACACCGTTAATCTCGCGCAACGACACTGCGATTGTGGCCACTTCCAGGTCGAGCGACTCCCATGTCGCCACGTCCTTGCATGTTGCGCCAACCAGCGTCTTGATTGGCAAATATATGTGCATGACGTGTACAAAATGTCCGAAATTTGCAAGGTCTACAGAGGCGAGTTTGTCCCGATGGGTGACCCATCTACGTGGGCTCCGTATGAAGGAGCGAAGGTGATCGCGAATTGGACATTGAGGCGCGCAACGAAAGGAAGACCGAAGTCAACCCGCTACTTGAATGAGATGGATTCGCGGGACATGCGTCGTCCTCGCCGGTGTACTATATGTGGACGGGAGGGACATAGCCAGAGTCGATGTCCGCAGCGCGCAGAATCAAGCTCTGCCCGGAATCAATCGTGA